A single window of Pectobacterium parmentieri DNA harbors:
- the phoH gene encoding phosphate starvation-inducible protein PhoH → MGRQKAVIKARREAKRVIRRDSRSHRQREEESVTSLVQMGGIEAIGMARENRDNSVIQARTAAQEHYLSAIENKQLIFATGEAGCGKTYLSAAKAAEALIHKEVERIIVTRPVLQADEDLGFLPGDISEKFAPYFRPVYDILLRRLGSSFMQYCLRPEIGKVEIAPFAYMRGRTFENAVVILDEAQNVTVNQMKMFLTRLGENVTVIVNGDVTQCDLPAGVKSGLRDALERFVEDDMIGVVSFGKEDCVRSALCQRTLHAYG, encoded by the coding sequence ATGGGAAGACAAAAAGCAGTGATCAAAGCGCGTCGTGAAGCAAAACGTGTTATCCGCCGTGATTCGCGTAGCCATCGTCAGCGTGAGGAAGAATCGGTCACTTCTCTGGTACAGATGGGGGGGATTGAAGCAATCGGAATGGCGCGTGAGAATCGTGATAATTCCGTGATTCAAGCTCGTACCGCCGCCCAGGAACATTACTTGTCTGCGATAGAAAACAAACAGTTGATTTTTGCCACAGGTGAAGCTGGCTGCGGTAAAACGTATCTGAGCGCTGCGAAAGCGGCGGAGGCACTAATCCATAAAGAGGTTGAGCGCATTATTGTCACGCGGCCAGTATTACAGGCCGACGAGGATCTTGGTTTTTTACCTGGAGATATCTCGGAGAAGTTTGCGCCTTATTTCCGCCCAGTTTACGACATACTCTTGCGACGGCTGGGATCGTCTTTTATGCAGTATTGCTTACGACCGGAAATCGGCAAAGTCGAAATCGCGCCTTTTGCCTATATGCGCGGGCGGACGTTTGAAAATGCGGTTGTGATTCTGGACGAAGCGCAAAACGTGACGGTGAACCAAATGAAAATGTTCCTGACGCGTTTAGGTGAGAATGTCACGGTTATCGTTAATGGCGATGTGACGCAGTGCGACTTGCCTGCTGGCGTTAAATCCGGCCTGCGAGACGCATTGGAGCGTTTTGTTGAGGATGACATGATTGGCGTGGTTTCTTTCGGTAAAGAGGACTGTGTGCGCTCGGCGCTGTGTCAGCGTACGCTCCATGCCTATGGTTGA